In a single window of the Deltaproteobacteria bacterium genome:
- a CDS encoding type II toxin-antitoxin system YafQ family toxin, producing MLRPEFTTKFRRELKKMEKRGKDPAKIRAVLHKLLHQEPLEPRHRDHNLVGSYLGCRECHVEPDWLLIYTVGDDWIRFERTGTHSDLFE from the coding sequence GTGCTCCGACCGGAATTTACCACGAAGTTCCGGAGGGAATTGAAAAAGATGGAGAAGCGCGGGAAGGATCCCGCGAAGATCCGGGCGGTCCTCCACAAGCTTCTCCATCAAGAACCGCTGGAGCCGAGGCATCGGGATCACAACTTGGTCGGCTCCTACCTTGGTTGCCGGGAATGCCACGTCGAGCCGGACTGGCTGCTCATCTACACGGTGGGCGACGACTGGATCCGGTTCGAGCGGACGGGGACCCACTCCGATCTGTTCGAATGA
- a CDS encoding type II toxin-antitoxin system RelB/DinJ family antitoxin: MAKTATIRARTDEKLKERVEDILRDLGMTTTEAVNLFFRQIDINRGIPFAVRLPNAETRRTLEKSARGEDVIKCKDEKDLFRKLGL, encoded by the coding sequence ATGGCCAAGACCGCGACGATCCGGGCCAGGACCGACGAGAAGCTCAAAGAACGGGTGGAAGACATTTTACGCGACCTGGGGATGACGACGACGGAAGCGGTCAACCTCTTCTTCCGCCAGATCGACATCAACCGGGGCATCCCCTTCGCTGTGCGGCTTCCCAACGCGGAGACGCGGCGGACGCTGGAGAAGTCGGCCCGCGGGGAAGACGTGATCAAGTGCAAGGATGAAAAGGATCTCTTCCGGAAGTTGGGCCTGTAG